The Macrobrachium rosenbergii isolate ZJJX-2024 chromosome 56, ASM4041242v1, whole genome shotgun sequence genome includes a region encoding these proteins:
- the LOC136836736 gene encoding pigment-dispersing hormone type 1-like, which produces MMQTRKKLSLNGTLGTTVGVGTHGPGTGLTLLKKWKILSRRHHSIFVRLLDHPLIPSSSKMQSKFVAALVAMVIVILSCYSTAQEDLMTTERQVVAELAAQILRVAHGPWSAAEAHKRNSGMINSILGIPRVMAEAGKK; this is translated from the exons ATGATGCAGAcgagaaaaaaattgtctttgaaTGGAACCCTGGGGACGACAGTCGGGGTGGGCACGCATGGCCCGGGAACGGGGCTGACGCTGCTTAAAAAGTGGAAGATTCTCTCTCGACGCCATCATTCGATCTTCGTTCGTCTTCTTGATCACCCACTCATTCCATCTTCCTCAAA AATGCAGTCAAAATTCGTCGCTGCCCTCGTGGCCATGGTGATTGTCATTCTTTCCTGCTATTCAACGGCTCAGGAAGATCTCATGACAACAGAAAGACAG GTCGTAGCAGAACTTGCTGCTCAAATCCTGCGTGTGGCCCACGGACCCTGGAGTGCAGCAGAGGCCCACAAGAGGAATTCAGGAATGATCAACTCCATTCTCGGTATTCCCAGAGTCATGGCTGAAGCAGGAAAGAAATAA